The Hevea brasiliensis isolate MT/VB/25A 57/8 chromosome 9, ASM3005281v1, whole genome shotgun sequence nucleotide sequence ttattattattattattattgcactAAGAGTCAATATGGGAGAATTTGCCTTAAGAATAATAtgaactttaatatatatatatatagttttttattaatattttttagattataaatttataaactgTTTTTTATCATAAAATATAGAATTCCTTTTCCATAAAAATAATTAACGTTATAATTTTGAGAAGAAATAAATTTTTTGTATTGACTAACTTTTGAAGTGGCCCAAATATTGAAAACAAAATGGAAAATGTGAAATTTGTTTTTCATGgttttctttttatatatatatatatatatatatgagattgaAAGAGTAGAGAATTGAATCGAATAAgtgaataatatatttttagtcACGGAAGCAAATCAGGttagaaattaattaaatattttttaatatatttatttttatcaattaaattataacattttttgttatttattttattttaggaaaaaaaaaaaagcaaaaggctaggaaaaaaaaaactaacaaaatataaaatataacaattttattattaacaaaattttatagtatgattttacaattataaaaatagatactaaattaatccattaatatatatatatatattgcaacaCATTGACAAACAATtagttaatattattatatgaaaGCTAAGAGAGAATTCCTATGAGGGATTGGGAATTAATTTCTCTAAAAACATGTACCAATTGTGCTTCCCTTattcatttttaaagaaaaaaaatgctagagatgcatttttaaaaactttttatgTTATATAGATAACTTGTTCTAAAACAtgcttatattaaaaataatttgaagatttatttaaataaattattaaaggctaaatgataaaaataaataaatctttaTAAGTTTTTTCATTTTTATGATTATCGatccttttaattttatcaatttggttATAATCttttcatattatttttaattttaataataaatttattaattcacaaaaaaaaattaaatatttttactcattattaattttaattttattaatttgttcaataatttctaatattttcattaattttagtaAATTTGAAAAAGTATttaacaattaattaaataatatatctaatattattatcttaatttttaaaaaattttcactatttatttATTCTTTCAATTTAGCTTAAATGGTTAATAAAATCCAAACtttaataagttttttttttcagcAAAACGttaattttttcaatttaattttaaatttccgcattagtttcaattttaacaattagtttaattaaatattttacttgatgaaaataatttaaatatttgtcaacattattaatattagtcaaccatttaaaatttttttaatcattttaataattattttcaaataaataaaataaaaatattattttgctaaatcaaatatttattgcTTTGCAAGTTATaattagatttattttgattatattaaTTACTTgagttattaataatttatatttaagtaTCTGAATTTTTTTCATTTGTAAGATAGAATGATAAGAAAAGATAtgaataaaaagtaaaataaaaaaaagaaaaaataaaaattaagataacAATATaagatatattatttaattattatattttttattaataggaagtttgttaaaattaatgaaaatattaaaattattgaataaaataataaaattaaaaagaataactaaaattaacaatatatgaatgaaaatatttgaataatttgtaaattgatgagtttaatttttttttttatttgctaaaattgaaaacaaaatgaaaaatgtaaagttcaattattaaattgataaaattaaaaggtttggttaataaaatgatatttttataaatttaagaataattgctataattaattaaaaaattaaaaaagattgTCTAACATTTGATAATGTGAAAAAACATTTgaaatatttttatcaattaaaccatccaattaagttaattattaaaattaaaattaaggtgaAAATTtggaactaaattaataaaattaaaagatttaattAAAACTGGAAAAACTTGTCAAGATTTGCATATATTTTTTTACTCATTTGTCCATTATTAAAAACTAAAAgtatattcaaattcataaaagtaaaaaaaaaatcataaaatgttaattttaaatgcattttctttaaatttctatcTATCTAAATAAATCCTTAAGTAATTTTAGTCATTCATTGCCCACTTTACACATGATGAGTATCTGAAGAGACATTGGCCTTAACAATAAATTTTTTAGTTAATTCCTATATTTTAATTTAGtatttgaaaattaattttaggATGAATTTCAACAATAGTCAttgattttatataattataatacaaTAATTCTTTAACTAAAAAATCTTATATAAAACTCTCTTAATTtgtaaattttacacagtaaaatctcttTGACCTCCAATCACTGATTTTCCGATTAAATACTAATGTAAAAAAAATCCAACATAGCGCCTAATCACATTTCTCTTGTCTCTATTATGCCATGTCTAATAAAACCATCATTCAACTTTACTATTTATAACGCCATGTGTAACAATATTGTTACAAATAACAAAACTAAAAACAATGATATTACAATTAGTAAAGTTGAAAAATGATCTTTGTTGCATGTAACATAATAGAGAAGAGAGAGTGTTGACTAAACACCATGTTGGAGTTATCCATgttaatatttaattagaaaatcgataattaaatattaaaaagattttattgtgtaaaatttaaaagtaatatTACGATCTCATAAGTTTAGAgactattaaaatttatacataaataaaaaaaacaaattgttcataaaaattttcattctgaatattagaataaaaaaattaaattaaaattaaataaaattttaatttttaaataagagaaatgtgatttaattatttcaattttaattcagCTCTGATCTAAAATCCGCCTATGGCAGAATCTAATGCTGGAGATGGCAATATATTATCAGGCCAATTCTAAACGTGACAAAATGTTTCCGTCTTGCAATTGATAATCGAGACCGTATTGAGAGTCCCCCAATTCATTGCtatattaaaaaattacaaaatCAGTCCTCTATAATACACAAAATAATCATTTGGAGTTATTTTATTTTTGCACGAAACTACTTGTCCTGTTACAAATTTGGCAATTTGTCCTTGTGGTCCAAATGCTCTAAGTACTTCCATTATCCACAGCACACATTAAAaattaagtattatttttataattattaaaaaatatatgtatattatTAACATTTGTTAAACGCTGTTAATCTAATCtctctaaaattaatatttaactttTTAAAGAAAGGAGAAATATTAATTAGaataaaattaaactaatatCATATTAACAttcagataataataataataagctgtTAAAAGTTATAAGcataataatttctattttaattttctattaaattataaatattgagatatttatataatatatatcaatatatatataattaattataagacATACATTCATATTCTGCCATTGAATTATATATCTAATTAGTCATTTTATTTAGGTGatgcataaattatttattattttattttaatattataatttattatgtattgttttaaattttatgttttcaTAACcgtattataaaattttgttgttgatgaaattattcattaattataattttattcaagcattaataaataaataagttatttaatatattattttttaaaatatttgacatatactaataaaattataaaaaattgaaaaaaaaacacATGTGCCACGTGGTGGCTTTTTAAgtatcattattaaaatttttagattttaaatataataaaaaatgtttttagaaaataaatatttaaattttataaataattttttagtaaataattatttaaatatacatatattaataactcaccttctttttaatttaataagaaatttaattaaaaaataattcaattgttgtaatgatttttttaatccaataagaaaaataaattgatgaattttatataaattctcaaaaaaaaattacaatactTTTGAAGAGAGCAttataatttagaaaaaaaaaaaaaaaaagaataagaagaagggaaaaagtaAGCAAGCAAAATAAATAGTTGGGCTAATTTTTGTCTGCAAATAGGTCAAGAGACCAAGAGAGAGATCATCTCATCACCAATTCTACAAGATTTCCATTGTTTATTAAGAACTAGACTTTAGGGAAGTTCAGTGGAAGCTCCATTCTGTCTACTTCTAAAAGCTACTCATTTGAAAAGTTGCTACTACCAATTGAAGCTGAAACCCATTTCAAATCTGCCGCATATATATCGTGTTGGACTGCTCTGCctttgcctctgcctctgcctctactcgTTTATTGCTTCAACCTGCTCCATGACAGTGGTGGCTATGTCGTCGTCTCTGTCATCATCTTCTTTAAGCAAGAAGAAGAGTTTAAGCAGCTCTAGTGATGATGATCATTCTGATCAACTTAGGAGAGGCCCATGGACTCTCGAAGAAGACAATCTCCTTGTTCATTACATTGCTCGTGATGGCGAGGGTCGATGGAATTTGCTTGCAAAACGTGCTGGTAatcgacatatatatatatatatatatatatatatatatatatatatatatatagtaacatttacttttatttaaaaaaaaaaacaattttgttttatttatttatttatatatatatttttttcctgTCTGAGGTTAAAGGATTGAGAAGAACAGGGAAGAGTTGCAGACTCAGATGGCTGAATTATCTAAAACCCGATGTTAAGCATGGAAATCTTACTCCTCAAGAACAGCTCTTGATTCTTGATCTCCATTCTAAGTGGGGAAAcaggtaattaattaattaattgaagattATCTTATAATTAATGACTTCTTTCTAAATCCTTAAGTATGCACTGACATATCAATGCCAGGTGGTCGAAAATTGCACAACATTTACCAGGAAGAACGGACAACGAAATCAAGAACTACTGGAGAACTAGAGTGCAGAAACAGGCAAGGCACCTAAAAGTAGATGCTAATAGTGCTGCTTTCCAGGATATAATTCGTTGTTTCTGGATCCCAAGATTGCTTCAGAAGATAGAAGGATCAAAAACTTTATCTTTATCATCATCGTCATCAAGATCATCTTCCATGTTATCCCAGAACCCAACAGTTTCTGATCAGCCTGTGAATTATGCTGCTCCAGATTTACCATTGCCACCACCACCGCCACAACAGCTGCCACAGGAAGTTTCTGGTTATCATCAGGAGCATCATGACCATAACTCAGACTCGGAGCATACCTCAAATTCTTGCATTTCTTCCACAGAATCAATGAATTTCTCACAAATATCTCAATTATCAGAATACCCAAATAGTCCTTTTCACGGCATAGGCACCTTTCAGAAGGATTGCTACTATGTTGATATTGGCTGCAATAACATGGAAACCATGGCCCTGGCAACTCTGTCAGTCCCTGCAGGAGAATTTCAGAACCCACTCTGCGATCCCCACGTGGCGGAAAGCAATTGGGTTGGATGTGATTTTGGAGGTAACATATGGAGCATGGATGAATTTATGGCAATTTAGGAGCTTACAAGAATTGTTAATTATaggattaattgtgtgattttggGACAAACAATTGCTAATTTTTCTACCCAATAATTTACAGCAACTGTTAATTCCATGTCTGTCtataagcttttgtttgaaatcaATCCTAGTACAATAGCTAAATTGGACCTATTGATAACAAGGGGgtgataataatattaattttggaGTAATTAAAGATAATTTTCTGAATTATGTTTGTAATTCTCTTTCTTGAAATTGTCAGAGAAGTGGGATGGTGGAGAAGTTCTGGGGCATAAATCATTTGATTATTGAACATTGTTTTGATACAAATTAGAAGATCAAATGCaaagtcaatttttttttttttgacagacTAAGAACTATGCTCTTCTCTTGTCCAgctctagattttttttttattattttcaaagccactaatatagaatattaatagttaATCCTTATGGGAGTTTTggtattattaaaaaaatcaagAGATTATTAAGTATAtttgatgtatatatattttttctttgaaaaatatggattttacttttttaaaatttaaaataattggttgtttattttaaaaataatattattttttaatactgtcAATGTatccaataattaaaaaaaaaaaaaacaattcaaATCCACAGGACACCTACCAACAAGGATGAGCCAATTCTAGGAAACaagttttcttgcattttatgcTTCTAACAAGACTTTATGGTGTGGAAGGAATCCACCTAATATTATAACCATCAAACAATGACTTTCTTTGTATGCTTGATGTGTAAGGAATTGATTCCTCTTGTTGATGTCCCTAGACTTTGCTTGGTAAAATGTAATCAAAGCTATAATAAAATCATAATTGCATTatatgttatattattttatttaattatacataaaaatttaatttaatgcaataataattatattatgttACACTTataattacttattttaatttattttttttattgttataaTTATCATTGATTCATAAGCATTAGTTGTCATTAACCCTATGATTTTCACAACTACTCTTGTCACCTCAGCACCTAATTATCACTGCTCTGCTGTCACCATTATCACTCTACTATCATCACTATTCTCACTCGTTATTATCAACACAAATaaactaaatattaaaataaaaatattattacaaattatgaaaataaataataattatattatattatccaTTTCATTATACGATTGATAATGTTAAATTACATTACGGCTTTCTAATCATAATAGCTAGCAAATCTACTTACTAACTATATTCTATGGGATTTTTTTTAAACCCGATTTATCGTATATCGAAAATACAAAATGTATAATAGAATTTATCATTAAATATATGAATCCTACATAATTATATCTTAAGTACGcgataaatgaaatttaaaaaagaaTTTCCCGATTTTATGAGATCTTGTAATTTAATTCCCAACACTTAAGACATGATACGTGAGTTGGACTCACCATGAACAATCTCCTTATCCTTTattgtaaattattaattttttaattattatgatactaataaattaaataaaagaaattaaatcgtaataatattaataaattacctATTTTGGTATTATTTTTATTGTGAGAATAGTTGATTTAAATGGCATCAAGCTTATTAATTATGTCACTCATTGAATCCTTTCAGCATCAGAGAACAATAGAGTCGGTTAACTAATATTTTGACTGGAATATTAAAGCAAAGCAAATGCCATTTTGGCGCCACCGGTGATGAATTGACAAATTTTGTTCTAAGAAATGAATTCATTGCAAGAATCCAATTTTGCAGCAAAAAGTCTTGTCATTGTAATAAAATATACCCAAAaaagaattgaattgaattcttatataattagataaattttgcttatatttaaaaaaaataaatatttttaaatataaaaataataaaaaattttaattaaattataattttataaattattaattttcaaacaaattatatCGACTGATCCAACAAACTTAATAAATGAgggttaattgattttttttattttaatatttcacataaatatatgtatatttttaaatttaccctttataaatttaattattaacctatttttttataaatattaaaaaaaataatttatctgtATGACTTACTTAATAGATCATTAAAAGATCATTGTATTCTTTTTACATAAAAATGTTTGTTACATTAACTAAATtttatttatcaaatttttaaatattaaactcttaatatttaaaatttaatttaaaatttttatttttaatatatatatatatatatatatatatatatataaatatttcttttaatatatattaaaattttttagatcCGTCACTTACAGACTGTTAAAGATATATTGCCATGACCACAAGAAGAAAGATTCTAATTACAAGTTGACTGGCTAGGGAACTCATCACCActgtaaaaatatattaataaataaactcCAACCAagctataaatttaaaaattctctaGAAAGAATTTGACCATATCTATTCTCTAACTTGGAAATTTTTTGGAAATATGAAGTCTTGGCATGACTCTCATATATGTCCCACTAATGAATCAATTCAAAGATAAACTAAAATTATTGCtagatttacaaagtgtttaattgaattaattctaGGAAAATTTTTATTTACCAATAAACCtaactaaaattataatattcAATTAAAAATAGCTATATCATCTTTCATTAAAAAAgcattattctttttatttttttaatcaaatgaACTATAAGACTATGTATTACAGAAGAGGTTATAATTCTCATAAATACAAtgagaaattttttattatattgatgaataaagaatttaaattcaaaatcatCATTTATTTTGACCTTTGTTCAATAATATTAACTGTTTTAATAActattagttattttaataaatatcatctATTTTGCTAACTGTCAACTGTTAATGATTAgttatttatatagtgatttaaaataaaatatttagtaaatataattattaaatataaaaataaatatttaattaaataagtgTATTCCCTATACATTATAGACAGTAAATAAAGAAAAGTAGGGATGATAACAGGTTGAATTTTTGTGAGTGTGTGATTCGACAGAATTCTAATAGAACGATTTTAAGCAGTCTGTAGTCGAGTTTGAGAcgaattcaaatttaaaaaataatacatgaatttaaattttacattatCCAAATcctattatataaatatttaattaaatataaaatatatattttgtataataataattataaatttttgtatattttattttatataaaacataatttaaatattttatgaaattattaaatttttaaaatataaattattaatgaaaataattttctatacatattattaattaaaatatataaaattaattaaattatatatttttcaagtaataataattgaatttaagGTAAATTTAAgttctaattaaatttaatattaataatttaaatgttaaaaatattaattaagttaaaatttaaatagtatgatttttattgattctctctctctctgccgTTCCTAGAGAAAAGAAATTAATGGTGGAATATCACATGCAGATCAAAGTCGTTGAAGGAATGAATGAAAAGGGTTTGAGATAGAAATGAAATGATTTGTCGTTTTCATATTGATGCGTGAAGGACATGAACTCTTTCGCTCCATCACCGTGGAAACAGTTTCACGTTCATCCGATAACGACATGTCTTCCTGTGTGGAGGTTCATGCTTTCATTATTTACACAATTGATAATTACGCCATTGATTCTGATTGCAACTTGAACTCCAAAGCTTAAAATCTTAAAGCTAAATCTAATGCCGAGAGTCACGTTCATGTAACAAGTCACGAGTCTTCTCAGTCGCCACCAAAGTCGCCTTCCAAGCTTTTACACCTTATTTTAAATAGAGataattttcttttataattaattttaattaaaatttaaatttaaaatttttcatttataaaacaATTCCATTGACacagtttttttttattattattcaaaaaaatatcaaaatctaattattattattcaaaaaaaattcgaatttatttaattttatatattttaattaataatttatataaaaattattttttattaataatttatattttaaaaatttaataattcataaaatatttaaattttattttatttaaaataaaaaatataaaaaatcataaatattattataaaaaataaattttatatttaattaaatatttatataaacgaatCTAGGTAATGAATACTTGAAATATAAAACTCGATCTTGTcatgatattattttttaaatttaaattcatcgAAAgcctaattatatattatttaaatttattctatTAAAATTCGATTGAATTTAATacctataaaataaatttaatcaatttaaatcGAATTTAAATCGATTCAATTTCAATCTAATTTTGATTTTGAACCGACCCTTGGCCGGATCGACCTGCAGGGAATAATTggagtatatattatataatgtcCAGACTTATTAGAGGGTCACGATTTTGCTTATACGTGTTCATTTTTGACCCCTCGCTTTCTGACGCGTT carries:
- the LOC110650681 gene encoding transcription factor MYB2, with product MTVVAMSSSLSSSSLSKKKSLSSSSDDDHSDQLRRGPWTLEEDNLLVHYIARDGEGRWNLLAKRAGLRRTGKSCRLRWLNYLKPDVKHGNLTPQEQLLILDLHSKWGNRWSKIAQHLPGRTDNEIKNYWRTRVQKQARHLKVDANSAAFQDIIRCFWIPRLLQKIEGSKTLSLSSSSSRSSSMLSQNPTVSDQPVNYAAPDLPLPPPPPQQLPQEVSGYHQEHHDHNSDSEHTSNSCISSTESMNFSQISQLSEYPNSPFHGIGTFQKDCYYVDIGCNNMETMALATLSVPAGEFQNPLCDPHVAESNWVGCDFGGNIWSMDEFMAI